The genomic DNA TGTTGTTTGTGAAATTGTCGGAGAGATTTTACATATTACTTTACCTGGTGCAGGGTATTATCTGAGTTTTTCTATATTGATAGCATTGATTGCTATGATCCGTTGGGGAAAATGGGGAGCTGTTGTATATATTGTCGCAGGTATTCCTATGATATTCCTTCATGATTCAAGTGTAATAGAAAATATTATATTATATCCAATTGCTAATGCTTTTATCGCAGTTTCATGTATAGTGTTCAGATTCGTTGATAGGGACAGGATTAAAGATAATATCATCAGATTATTCTTGTTCACTGTAACAGCATATCTTGGTGTATCAATTGGAAAAGGTGTAGGGATATTCATACTTACAGGTGTATTTAGTAAGTCGGCGGCATATTATTTCCTGACTCAATTATTTAATATGACAATGGTTTTTTTGATATTAATTATCATTAAACATAGAAATGGTCTTCTAGTTAATATGAACACCTATCTATTACAACATGGACAAAAAGTATAATAACACAGGAGGAAAATTATGCGTAAAATTGAGACTGCTAGGGCGCAAAACAAAGTTGTAAATTATGCAAAGATCATTATGACTGATTGGCGTTTATATGCATTACTCTTACCAATGATAATCTGGTATCTGTTATGGATGTATAAGCCCATGGGGGGACTCCTTATTGCATTCAAGAATTTCCAGCCTAACCTTGGAATAGGTGGCAGCGATTTTGTTGGATTTTCAAACTTTATTAGTCTAATTGCAGGTCCTTATTCAGAACAATTTTGGAGTGCCTTTAGAAACACGTTTTTAATTAGTTTGTATGGGTTGATATTTGGATTTCCTATACCTATTATATTGGGAATACTCTTTAGTGACATTTCTAATGTTACCTTTAGAAATATTACTCAGACTTTTTCATATTTACCTCACTTCTTATCAGAAGTCACTATAACTGGTTTGGCATTGACTCTTCTATATCATGGAGAGGTAAATACAGGTGTAATTGCAAAATTACTGTTTGAAACTAATTTAGTACCTGATGGTACGAAAATCATCCAGAATGCAAATTATTTCAGACCTCTATACATAATCACTGGAATATGGAAAGAAGCTGGATACAGTTCAATTGTTTATTTTGCAGCTATCATGGGTATTTCACCAGTTTTATATGAAGCGATAAAAGTGGATGGAGGTAATAAGTTTCAAGAAATTAGATTCGTTACATTCCCTGGTATGGCACCTACGCTTATTATAATGATTATATTAAGAATCGGAAAAATGTTATCCGTAGGGTATGAAAGAATTATTCTATTATACAATGAGAACACTTACAAAACAGCAGATGTTCTATCGAGTTTTGTATACAGAATAGGTCTGGAAGGCAGTAATCAAGCCCTGGGAGCTTCAGCAGGTATGTTTAATGCACTTATTGGCTTTGCTCTGGTAATGGGAGCTAATTTTATCAGTAGACAAGTTTCAGAAACGTCATTATGGTAGGTGGAAAGATGAATAGATTAAATAAAAGTGAAATAATATTTAAAATGTTGGCTTACATATTAGTTGGAGCTTTTGCAATAGTGGCTTTGTATCCTGTTATATATGCTTTTTCAGCATCAATAAGCGGCAAATTAGAATATGAAGCAGGGAAAATAGTTCTACTTCCCAAAAACATCAATTTTCAAGTGTATAAGCTTATTTACAATGACAAAGGATTTTGGATTTCTTATGTTAATACATTGTTCTATACAGTATTCGGTACTGCATGGAGTATGCTTATATCTACTACAGGTGCTTATGCACTAGCAAAGAAAAGATTGCTTTTTAGAAGACAATTCAACTTTTTGGTTGTATTCACTATGTGGTTCAATGCAGGGATGATTCCTACATACCTTAATTATGTAAATATGGGGGTTAATAATAGATGGGGAATAATATTCGCCTTTGGTGTACAAGCCTATAACATTATTCTTTTGAGAAACTATTTTGAAGGTGTTCCAAAAGAAATTGATGAAGCAGCGAGGATGGATGGTGTCACTGAATTCCAGATGCTAAGAAAAATATATATGCCAATGTCAAAAGCT from Vallitalea longa includes the following:
- a CDS encoding ABC transporter permease, with amino-acid sequence MRKIETARAQNKVVNYAKIIMTDWRLYALLLPMIIWYLLWMYKPMGGLLIAFKNFQPNLGIGGSDFVGFSNFISLIAGPYSEQFWSAFRNTFLISLYGLIFGFPIPIILGILFSDISNVTFRNITQTFSYLPHFLSEVTITGLALTLLYHGEVNTGVIAKLLFETNLVPDGTKIIQNANYFRPLYIITGIWKEAGYSSIVYFAAIMGISPVLYEAIKVDGGNKFQEIRFVTFPGMAPTLIIMIILRIGKMLSVGYERIILLYNENTYKTADVLSSFVYRIGLEGSNQALGASAGMFNALIGFALVMGANFISRQVSETSLW
- a CDS encoding carbohydrate ABC transporter permease, with amino-acid sequence MNRLNKSEIIFKMLAYILVGAFAIVALYPVIYAFSASISGKLEYEAGKIVLLPKNINFQVYKLIYNDKGFWISYVNTLFYTVFGTAWSMLISTTGAYALAKKRLLFRRQFNFLVVFTMWFNAGMIPTYLNYVNMGVNNRWGIIFAFGVQAYNIILLRNYFEGVPKEIDEAARMDGVTEFQMLRKIYMPMSKAALATVTLFYATSRWNGYFWARMLLKNPMELNLQVYMRILIENYRKMFDDMPINLPYATDAYIYAILVCSIIPVLIIYPYIQQYFARGVNLGGVKG